Proteins from one Niallia circulans genomic window:
- the glmM gene encoding phosphoglucosamine mutase, translated as MGKYFGTDGVRGVANSELTPEIAFKLGRFGGFVLTKDQDRPKVLIGRDTRISGHMLEGALVAGLLSIGAEVMRLGVISTPGVSYLTKVLGAQAGVMISASHNPVADNGIKFFGPDGFKLSDEQELEIEALIDQDVDSLPRPTGADLGQVNDYFEGGQKYLQFLKQTVDEEFEGIHVALDCAHGATSALAMHLFADLDADISTMGASPNGLNINDGVGSTHPETLAEFVKDKQADVGLAFDGDGDRLIAVDEKGDIVDGDQIMYICAKYMKETGRLKQDTVVSTVMSNLGFYKALEQHSIKSIPTAVGDRYVVEEMRKNGFNLGGEQSGHIIFLDFNTTGDGLLTGLQLVNIMKATKKPLSELAGEMKKFPQKLVNIRVTDKYHVTDNEQVKEVISKVEEDMNGNGRILVRPSGTEPLVRVMAEAPTSELCDAYVNIIAEVVEKEMGLKE; from the coding sequence ATGGGTAAATATTTCGGTACGGATGGAGTACGAGGAGTAGCAAATAGCGAACTGACACCTGAAATAGCATTTAAGCTTGGAAGGTTCGGTGGCTTCGTCCTAACAAAAGATCAAGATCGACCTAAAGTGTTAATTGGACGTGACACTCGTATTTCAGGCCATATGCTGGAGGGAGCCCTCGTAGCAGGATTGCTTTCCATTGGTGCAGAGGTAATGCGTTTAGGTGTCATATCTACACCAGGTGTATCCTATTTAACAAAAGTTTTGGGAGCACAGGCTGGAGTAATGATTTCTGCATCCCATAACCCTGTTGCCGATAATGGCATTAAGTTCTTCGGTCCAGATGGCTTTAAGCTTTCAGATGAACAGGAATTAGAAATTGAAGCATTAATTGATCAGGATGTTGACTCACTGCCAAGACCAACTGGAGCTGACCTTGGACAAGTTAATGATTATTTCGAAGGTGGTCAGAAGTATCTTCAGTTCTTAAAGCAGACTGTGGATGAAGAGTTTGAAGGAATTCATGTGGCGCTTGACTGTGCACATGGTGCAACATCCGCTCTTGCCATGCACTTATTTGCGGATTTAGATGCGGATATTTCAACAATGGGAGCATCTCCAAATGGGTTAAATATCAATGATGGCGTAGGTTCTACACATCCGGAAACATTAGCCGAATTTGTGAAGGATAAGCAAGCAGACGTTGGATTAGCATTTGACGGCGACGGTGACCGTTTAATTGCTGTCGATGAAAAAGGTGATATTGTTGATGGTGACCAAATCATGTATATATGTGCTAAGTACATGAAAGAGACTGGCCGACTGAAGCAAGATACCGTTGTTTCCACTGTAATGAGTAATTTAGGCTTTTATAAGGCTTTGGAACAGCATAGTATTAAAAGCATTCCAACTGCAGTAGGAGATCGTTATGTAGTGGAGGAAATGCGCAAGAATGGTTTTAATCTTGGCGGAGAGCAATCAGGTCATATTATTTTCCTTGATTTCAATACTACTGGTGACGGACTATTGACAGGTCTACAACTTGTAAATATTATGAAAGCAACGAAGAAGCCTTTATCTGAGCTTGCTGGAGAAATGAAAAAATTCCCGCAAAAACTTGTGAACATAAGGGTAACGGACAAGTATCATGTTACAGATAATGAACAAGTAAAAGAAGTCATCAGTAAAGTGGAAGAGGACATGAATGGAAATGGCAGAATTTTAGTCAGACCATCAGGAACAGAACCGCTTGTTCGTGTAATGGCAGAGGCTCCTACTAGTGAATTATGTGATGCATATGTCAATATTATTGCTGAAGTAGTAGAAAAGGAAATGGGATTGAAGGAATAG
- the sigW gene encoding RNA polymerase sigma factor SigW yields the protein MEALVKKRIKQVIKGDQNAFGDIIDIYKDKVFQICYRMLGNRHEAEDISQEAFLRAYVNINRFNMDLKFSTWLYRIATNLCIDRIRKKKPDYYLDAEVPGTDGLNMYSQISSDTRLPEEDVESLELQALIQREISKLPEKYRSVIVLKYIEELSLNEISEILELPLGTVKTRIHRGREALRKQLRHV from the coding sequence ATGGAAGCATTAGTAAAAAAGAGAATTAAGCAAGTGATAAAAGGGGATCAAAATGCCTTCGGTGATATTATTGACATCTATAAGGACAAAGTGTTCCAAATTTGTTACCGGATGCTAGGGAATAGACATGAAGCGGAGGATATTTCACAAGAAGCCTTTCTTCGAGCATATGTTAATATAAATCGTTTTAACATGGACTTGAAGTTTTCTACATGGCTTTATCGAATTGCGACGAATTTATGTATCGACAGGATTAGAAAGAAAAAGCCAGACTATTATTTGGATGCTGAAGTACCTGGTACTGATGGTCTTAATATGTACTCTCAAATCTCCTCAGATACAAGGCTGCCTGAAGAAGATGTGGAAAGCTTGGAACTGCAAGCGTTGATACAGCGTGAAATATCAAAGCTACCAGAGAAATATCGATCTGTGATTGTACTTAAATATATTGAAGAGCTGTCTCTAAACGAGATTAGTGAAATTCTTGAGCTGCCTCTTGGCACAGTGAAAACACGCATTCACAGGGGAAGAGAAGCTTTAAGAAAGCAATTACGGCATGTCTAA
- a CDS encoding anti-sigma factor family protein, with the protein MTCSSEVIEYMHQYLDEEILEQDKLKLKKHLDECEDCAIHFHELKKTIALVQSTSHIQAPVNFTENVLGLLPKEKKQAVFKRWVRNHPIFAAASLFIVLMVSSLLSAWNENHEFSVSKQPNLVVENDTVIVPKGEVVEGDIVVRNGNIKIEGQVNGNVTVINGQKYMASSNQVTGEIDEVNEVFDWLWYYMKSTFEDITNVFRSEEGSSGSLPAY; encoded by the coding sequence ATGACTTGTTCATCAGAAGTTATAGAGTATATGCATCAATATCTTGATGAAGAAATCTTAGAACAAGATAAATTAAAGTTAAAAAAACATTTGGATGAGTGTGAGGACTGTGCTATTCATTTTCATGAATTGAAAAAGACGATTGCATTAGTTCAAAGTACCTCCCATATACAGGCACCAGTAAATTTTACGGAGAATGTGCTTGGACTTTTACCAAAGGAAAAGAAACAGGCCGTTTTCAAAAGATGGGTGCGTAACCATCCAATTTTTGCAGCAGCATCTTTATTCATTGTGCTGATGGTTTCAAGTCTCCTTTCGGCATGGAACGAAAATCATGAATTTTCGGTGTCGAAGCAACCTAATCTTGTAGTTGAAAATGATACGGTTATTGTTCCTAAGGGGGAAGTTGTTGAAGGGGACATTGTAGTAAGAAACGGTAATATAAAAATAGAAGGACAAGTAAACGGAAATGTCACCGTTATAAATGGACAGAAATATATGGCCTCGTCCAATCAGGTCACAGGTGAAATAGATGAAGTAAATGAGGTCTTTGATTGGCTTTGGTACTACATGAAGAGTACTTTTGAAGATATAACTAATGTATTTAGAAGTGAAGAAGGAAGTAGCGGAAGTCTCCCTGCATATTGA
- the cdaA gene encoding diadenylate cyclase CdaA produces the protein MSLADFPFLKYLANTVDILLVWYVIYKILMIVKGTKAVQLLKGIFVILIVKLLSDYFNLQTMGTMMEQVIQWGALGLIIIFQGELRRALEQLGRGKFFSRSGIPEDQAQQHVVDSIVKAVDYMAKRRIGALISIERETGMNDYIETGISLDSKISSELLINIFIPNTPLHDGAVILQKNNIAAAACYLPLSESPFISKELGTRHRAALGISEVTDSITIVVSEETGSISITKNGDLHRELKLEAFKELLSSALIAPSARHASSVKWGWKGKNK, from the coding sequence ATGTCGTTAGCAGATTTCCCTTTTTTAAAATATTTAGCGAATACAGTGGACATTCTCCTTGTGTGGTATGTCATCTATAAAATCCTTATGATAGTAAAGGGCACAAAAGCAGTCCAGTTATTAAAAGGTATCTTTGTGATTCTGATTGTAAAGCTGCTAAGTGATTATTTTAACTTGCAGACAATGGGCACGATGATGGAGCAAGTGATTCAGTGGGGTGCTCTTGGGCTAATCATCATTTTCCAGGGGGAACTTAGAAGGGCGCTTGAACAGCTCGGCAGAGGAAAGTTCTTTTCACGAAGCGGAATACCAGAAGACCAGGCACAACAGCATGTGGTTGATTCCATTGTAAAAGCAGTTGATTATATGGCAAAAAGAAGGATTGGTGCGCTTATCTCCATTGAAAGGGAGACGGGCATGAATGATTATATTGAAACCGGAATATCCTTAGACTCAAAAATATCTTCTGAATTACTAATAAATATCTTTATTCCAAATACTCCTTTGCATGATGGTGCCGTTATATTGCAGAAAAACAATATTGCTGCAGCTGCCTGTTATCTTCCATTATCAGAAAGTCCGTTTATATCAAAGGAACTGGGAACAAGGCACAGAGCAGCCTTAGGCATCAGTGAGGTAACAGATAGCATAACGATTGTTGTTTCTGAAGAAACAGGGTCCATATCTATTACTAAAAATGGTGATCTCCATCGGGAGCTTAAATTGGAAGCATTTAAAGAACTACTGTCCAGTGCATTAATTGCACCTTCTGCCAGGCATGCTTCTTCTGTTAAGTGGGGCTGGAAGGGGAAGAATAAATGA
- a CDS encoding YbbR-like domain-containing protein, translated as MNKLFDRIGESNWFMKVIAFALALLLFLYVYDGSDKSNDVNVPSSEDSGLVEDMPVKVYYDTDNLIVSGVPETVDVKLTGPTVHVQSARLQKNFEVYVDLTDAEIGTKEVALQVKDLSDKLEAVIDPATIEVTLKEKVSKEVSVEAEYNSSLIAKGYSTGTATISPSTVTVTGAKDEIDKIAYVKANVELEEGTSKDISKRAKISALDSSLNKLDVEVEPETVEVNIPVTRTSKTVPINIVEKGDPPANVTIDSITLNKTEATISGPEDILKEVDSTRVEVDLSDIDKDQNIELPVIISNGVTAVEPELVTATVKVTVGKEDTSSNESASEEEDSDETASIEKTSTRTISGIPISIQGLGNEFEAEITDPVDKSASLDVTGANDIVKGLAASDFSLFLDLTGMSAGEHEVQIMVEGPDDISWELAKETASVSITEKDA; from the coding sequence ATGAATAAGTTATTTGACAGAATCGGAGAAAGTAATTGGTTTATGAAGGTAATTGCCTTTGCCTTGGCGTTGTTGCTGTTTTTGTATGTATATGACGGCAGTGACAAATCTAATGATGTGAATGTTCCTAGTTCAGAAGACTCTGGACTGGTAGAGGATATGCCTGTAAAAGTGTATTACGATACAGATAACCTTATTGTTTCTGGAGTTCCGGAAACAGTGGATGTGAAACTTACAGGTCCGACTGTCCATGTTCAATCAGCAAGACTCCAAAAGAATTTTGAAGTGTATGTTGATTTGACTGATGCGGAAATTGGCACGAAAGAAGTTGCTCTTCAAGTCAAGGATTTGTCTGATAAACTGGAAGCAGTCATTGATCCGGCCACTATCGAGGTTACATTGAAAGAAAAAGTGTCAAAAGAAGTGAGTGTGGAAGCTGAGTATAATAGCAGCTTAATTGCAAAAGGTTATTCGACTGGAACGGCAACAATCAGTCCTTCCACTGTTACAGTGACAGGTGCAAAAGATGAAATAGACAAAATAGCTTATGTGAAAGCAAACGTTGAGCTTGAAGAAGGGACTAGCAAGGATATAAGCAAAAGGGCTAAAATATCTGCGCTAGACAGCAGTTTAAATAAATTAGATGTAGAAGTGGAACCAGAAACGGTGGAAGTGAATATCCCTGTAACAAGAACAAGTAAAACAGTTCCAATTAATATTGTGGAAAAGGGCGATCCGCCAGCTAATGTTACAATTGATTCTATAACATTGAACAAAACAGAAGCGACAATTTCAGGTCCAGAAGATATACTAAAAGAAGTGGACAGTACAAGAGTTGAAGTTGACCTGAGTGATATAGACAAAGATCAAAATATAGAGCTTCCTGTAATCATCTCAAACGGAGTAACAGCTGTAGAACCAGAGTTGGTAACTGCTACTGTTAAGGTGACGGTAGGGAAGGAAGATACAAGTTCAAATGAATCTGCAAGTGAGGAAGAGGATTCAGATGAGACAGCATCTATAGAAAAAACGAGCACGAGAACAATAAGTGGAATACCAATAAGTATACAAGGTTTGGGAAATGAGTTTGAGGCTGAGATAACAGACCCGGTTGATAAAAGCGCAAGCCTTGATGTAACAGGAGCAAACGACATTGTAAAAGGCTTAGCTGCATCAGATTTTTCTCTGTTTCTAGATCTGACAGGAATGTCTGCTGGGGAGCATGAGGTCCAGATTATGGTCGAAGGTCCAGATGATATTAGCTGGGAACTGGCAAAAGAGACAGCAAGTGTTTCGATAACGGAAAAAGATGCTTAA